A single window of Streptomyces xanthii DNA harbors:
- a CDS encoding succinate dehydrogenase/fumarate reductase iron-sulfur subunit yields MKLTLRVWRQKNADAEGAMSTYEVDGISKDMSFLEMLDTLNEELIVKGEDPVAFDHDCREGICGACSLVINGDAHGPERTTTCQLHMRSFQDGDTIDIEPWRASAFPVVKDLVVDRSAFDRIIQAGGYVTAPTGAAPEAHATPVPKPDADFAFEHAECIGCGACVAACPNGAAMLFTSAKINHLNVLPQGAPERETRVLDMVAQMDDEGFGGCTLTGECATACPKGIPLFSITSMNKEWLRANRKVGR; encoded by the coding sequence ATGAAGCTCACCCTGCGCGTCTGGCGCCAGAAGAACGCCGACGCCGAAGGCGCCATGTCCACGTACGAGGTGGACGGCATCTCCAAGGACATGTCGTTCCTGGAGATGCTCGACACCCTCAACGAGGAACTCATCGTCAAGGGCGAGGACCCCGTCGCCTTCGACCACGACTGCCGCGAGGGCATCTGCGGCGCCTGCTCGCTCGTCATCAACGGCGACGCGCACGGCCCCGAGCGCACCACCACCTGCCAGCTGCACATGCGGTCCTTCCAGGACGGCGACACGATCGACATCGAGCCCTGGCGCGCCTCGGCCTTCCCGGTCGTCAAGGACCTGGTCGTCGACCGCTCGGCCTTCGACCGGATCATCCAGGCCGGCGGCTACGTCACGGCCCCGACCGGCGCCGCCCCCGAGGCGCACGCCACCCCGGTGCCCAAGCCCGACGCCGACTTCGCGTTCGAGCACGCCGAGTGCATCGGCTGCGGTGCCTGCGTGGCCGCCTGCCCGAACGGCGCGGCGATGCTCTTCACCTCGGCGAAGATCAACCACCTCAACGTCCTTCCGCAGGGCGCCCCCGAGCGCGAGACCCGCGTCCTGGACATGGTGGCGCAGATGGACGACGAGGGCTTCGGCGGCTGCACGCTCACCGGCGAGTGCGCCACCGCCTGCCCGAAGGGCATCCCGCTCTTCTCCATCACCAGCATGAACAAGGAGTGGCTGCGCGCCAACCGCAAGGTCGGCCGCTGA
- a CDS encoding LLM class flavin-dependent oxidoreductase, whose amino-acid sequence MTTVPDTVRFSVLDRSRTREGSTAAQALRDTVALAQDLERLGYHRVWVSEHHGVPGVAGSAPTVLAAAVAAATRTIRVGTGGVMLPNHQPLVVAEQFGVLESLFPGRIDMGLGRSVGFTDGVRRALGRDKDYADDFAGQLDELLAFFTGTSPTRVHARPSEGLTVPPFVLAMGEGATIAARAGLPMVIGDFRNRSKMLRGIDRYRAEFRPSPWAAEPYVVISGTVAVAGSEPEARRLLIPEAWSAAHSRTHGTFPPLPPAERITALDMTPKERELYESGLHGHIVGTEQQVADELAAVIKESGAQEVLVTTSTYDREGLLESYRRLARVARLAAA is encoded by the coding sequence GTGACCACCGTGCCCGACACCGTTCGCTTCTCCGTCCTCGACCGTTCCCGCACCCGCGAGGGCTCGACCGCCGCACAGGCGCTGCGGGACACCGTCGCGCTCGCTCAGGACCTGGAGCGGCTCGGGTACCACCGTGTCTGGGTGTCGGAGCATCACGGGGTGCCGGGCGTCGCCGGTTCCGCGCCGACCGTGCTGGCCGCCGCCGTGGCCGCCGCCACCCGCACGATCCGGGTCGGGACGGGCGGTGTGATGCTGCCCAACCATCAGCCGCTGGTGGTCGCCGAGCAGTTCGGGGTCCTCGAGTCGCTGTTTCCGGGGCGGATCGACATGGGGCTCGGCCGGTCCGTCGGGTTCACCGACGGGGTGCGCCGCGCGCTCGGGCGGGACAAGGACTACGCGGACGACTTCGCGGGGCAGCTCGACGAGCTCCTCGCGTTCTTCACCGGCACCTCCCCCACCCGGGTGCACGCCCGGCCCTCGGAAGGGCTCACCGTGCCGCCGTTCGTGCTCGCGATGGGCGAGGGCGCGACGATCGCCGCCCGCGCGGGCCTGCCGATGGTCATCGGCGACTTCCGCAACCGGTCGAAGATGCTGCGCGGCATCGACCGTTACCGCGCGGAGTTCCGCCCCTCCCCCTGGGCGGCCGAGCCGTACGTCGTGATCTCCGGGACGGTCGCCGTCGCCGGCAGCGAGCCGGAGGCGCGGCGGCTGCTGATCCCCGAGGCCTGGTCGGCGGCGCACTCCCGCACGCACGGCACGTTCCCGCCGCTGCCGCCCGCGGAGCGGATCACCGCGCTCGACATGACGCCCAAGGAGCGCGAGCTGTACGAGTCCGGGCTGCACGGCCACATCGTCGGCACGGAGCAGCAGGTCGCGGACGAGCTGGCGGCCGTGATCAAGGAGAGCGGCGCGCAGGAGGTGCTGGTCACGACGAGCACGTACGACCGTGAGGGGCTGCTGGAGTCCTACCGCAGACTCGCCCGGGTCGCCCGCCTCGCCGCGGCCTAG
- a CDS encoding acyl-CoA synthetase, with protein sequence MYPGAYDRARPAVVTADGTVTLTYGRLEENSLRLADHLRTAGLRRGDHVALLSDNDPRVLEVYWAALRSGLYLTAVNHHLTAEEAAYIVRDCGASALVVSGALDAMGDRVEELVPEVRHRLGFDDGSYDRALAAASPEPPAVQPRGADMLYSSGTTGRPKGIEPDLPEGDIRTDPSTYQLLFQPMYGFDEDTVYLCPAPLYHAAPLRFCYTVTATGGTVVLMKTFDARESLAAIERHRVTHSQWVPTMFVRMLKLPDAERAAYDVSSMKVAIHAAAPCPVEVKRRMMDWWGPVLHEYYASTEANGITFISPREWLARPGSVGRGGLLGELRICDEAGKVLPPGETGTVYFEREELPFRYHRDDGRTREAQHPEHPNWTTTGDIGHVDEDGYLYLTDRRAFTIISGGVNIYPQEIEDCLVLHPAVADVAVIGVPDEEMGEAVHAFVQAAEGTDAGPELGRDLIAYVRDRIAHYKVPRQVAFVPELPRTPTGKLAKGVLRRAVADAAGQPPPSARAR encoded by the coding sequence ATGTATCCGGGAGCGTACGACCGAGCCAGGCCGGCCGTCGTCACGGCCGACGGCACCGTCACCCTCACCTACGGGCGCCTAGAGGAGAACTCGCTGCGCCTCGCGGACCACCTGCGCACCGCGGGCCTGCGCAGAGGCGACCACGTGGCCCTGCTGTCCGACAACGACCCGCGCGTCCTGGAGGTCTACTGGGCCGCGCTGCGGTCCGGCCTCTACCTGACCGCCGTCAACCACCACCTCACCGCCGAGGAAGCCGCGTACATCGTGCGCGACTGCGGGGCGAGCGCGCTCGTCGTCTCCGGGGCGCTCGACGCGATGGGCGACCGCGTCGAGGAGCTCGTGCCCGAGGTGCGGCACCGGCTCGGCTTCGACGACGGCAGCTACGACCGCGCGCTGGCCGCCGCGTCCCCCGAACCGCCCGCCGTGCAGCCGCGCGGTGCCGACATGCTCTACTCGTCCGGCACGACTGGCCGCCCCAAAGGCATCGAACCCGACCTGCCCGAAGGCGACATCCGCACCGACCCGTCCACGTACCAGCTGCTCTTCCAGCCCATGTACGGCTTCGACGAGGACACCGTCTACCTGTGCCCGGCGCCGCTCTACCACGCGGCCCCGCTGCGGTTCTGCTACACCGTCACCGCGACCGGCGGCACGGTCGTCCTGATGAAGACCTTCGACGCACGTGAGTCGCTGGCCGCGATCGAACGGCACCGGGTCACGCACAGCCAGTGGGTGCCGACCATGTTCGTCCGCATGCTCAAACTGCCCGACGCGGAGCGCGCCGCGTACGACGTGTCGTCGATGAAGGTCGCCATCCACGCGGCGGCGCCCTGCCCCGTCGAGGTCAAGCGGCGGATGATGGACTGGTGGGGGCCCGTCCTGCACGAGTACTACGCGTCGACCGAGGCCAACGGCATCACCTTCATCAGCCCCCGGGAGTGGCTCGCGCGGCCCGGCTCGGTGGGGCGGGGCGGGCTCCTGGGGGAGCTGCGGATCTGCGACGAGGCCGGGAAGGTGCTGCCGCCGGGGGAGACCGGCACGGTCTACTTCGAGCGCGAGGAACTCCCCTTCCGCTACCACCGCGACGACGGCCGCACCCGCGAGGCCCAGCACCCCGAGCACCCGAACTGGACCACGACCGGCGACATCGGCCACGTCGACGAGGACGGCTACCTCTACCTCACCGACCGCAGGGCCTTCACGATCATCTCGGGCGGCGTGAACATCTACCCGCAGGAGATCGAGGACTGCCTCGTGCTGCATCCGGCCGTCGCCGACGTCGCGGTCATCGGCGTGCCCGACGAGGAGATGGGGGAGGCGGTCCACGCCTTCGTCCAGGCCGCCGAAGGCACCGATGCCGGACCTGAGTTGGGGCGCGACCTCATCGCGTATGTGCGGGACCGCATCGCGCACTACAAGGTGCCGCGCCAGGTCGCGTTCGTGCCCGAACTGCCGCGCACCCCGACCGGCAAACTCGCCAAGGGCGTGCTGCGGCGCGCGGTCGCGGACGCGGCCGGTCAGCCGCCGCCCAGCGCCCGCGCCAGATAG
- a CDS encoding fumarate reductase/succinate dehydrogenase flavoprotein subunit, whose protein sequence is MSTYADYATGEPVVDTKAPAGPVEERWDKRRFEAKLVNPANRRKHTVIVVGTGLAGGSAGATLAEQGYHVVQFCFQDSPRRAHSIAAQGGINAAKNYRNDGDSIHRLFYDTVKGGDFRARESNVRRLAQISVEIIDQCVAQGVPFAREYGGLLDTRSFGGVQVSRTFYARGQTGQQLLLGAYQALSRQVAAGNIELHPRTEMLDLIVVDGKARGIVARDLVTGRIDTYFADAVVLASGGYGNVFYLSTNAMNSNATAIWRAHRRGAHFANPCFTQIHPTCIPRTGDHQSKLTLMSESLRNDGRIWVPKAKGDTRPAHQIPEDERDYYLERIYPSFGNLVPRDIASRAAKNVCDEGRGVGPGGQGVYLDFADAIERMGRKAVEAKYGNLFDMYQRITDEDPYQVPMRIYPAVHYTMGGLWVDYDLQTSVPGLFAIGEANFSDHGANRLGASALMQGLADGYFVLPATINDYLARHPHEDEIDADHPAAQEVLAETEDRINLLLAVDGDRTPDSFHRELGELMWEFCGMARTEEGLRKALDRIPQIRDEFWRRIKVPGTGEEFNQSLEKANRIVDYLELAELMCLDALHRAESCGGHFREESQTPDGEAARRDEEFSYAAAWEFTGTGTAPVLHKEDLVFEYVHPTQRSYA, encoded by the coding sequence ATGAGCACCTACGCGGACTACGCGACCGGCGAGCCGGTCGTCGACACCAAGGCGCCGGCCGGGCCCGTCGAGGAGCGCTGGGACAAGCGCCGCTTCGAGGCCAAGCTGGTCAACCCCGCCAACCGGCGCAAGCACACCGTCATCGTCGTCGGCACCGGCCTCGCCGGCGGCAGCGCCGGCGCCACGCTCGCCGAACAGGGCTACCACGTCGTCCAGTTCTGCTTCCAGGACTCCCCGCGCCGCGCCCACTCCATCGCCGCGCAGGGCGGCATCAACGCGGCGAAGAACTACCGCAACGACGGCGACTCGATCCACCGCCTGTTCTACGACACCGTCAAGGGCGGCGACTTCCGCGCCCGCGAGTCGAACGTGCGGCGCCTCGCCCAGATCTCCGTCGAGATCATCGACCAGTGCGTCGCCCAGGGCGTCCCCTTCGCCCGCGAGTACGGCGGCCTCCTCGACACCCGCTCCTTCGGCGGCGTCCAGGTCTCCCGCACCTTCTACGCCCGCGGCCAGACGGGCCAGCAGCTCCTCCTCGGCGCCTACCAGGCGCTCAGCCGGCAGGTCGCCGCCGGCAACATCGAACTGCACCCGCGCACCGAGATGCTCGACCTGATCGTCGTCGACGGCAAGGCCCGCGGCATCGTCGCCCGCGACCTCGTCACCGGCAGGATCGACACGTACTTCGCGGACGCCGTCGTGCTCGCCTCCGGCGGCTACGGCAACGTCTTCTACCTGTCGACGAACGCCATGAACAGCAACGCCACGGCGATCTGGCGCGCCCACCGGCGCGGCGCCCACTTCGCCAACCCCTGCTTCACCCAGATCCACCCCACCTGCATCCCGCGCACCGGCGACCACCAGTCCAAGCTGACGCTGATGAGCGAGTCGCTGCGCAACGACGGCCGCATCTGGGTGCCCAAGGCCAAGGGCGACACCCGCCCGGCGCACCAGATCCCCGAGGACGAGCGCGACTACTACCTGGAGCGCATCTACCCGTCCTTCGGCAACCTCGTGCCGCGCGACATCGCCTCCCGCGCCGCGAAGAACGTGTGCGACGAGGGCAGGGGAGTGGGCCCCGGCGGCCAGGGCGTCTACCTCGACTTCGCCGACGCCATCGAGCGCATGGGCCGCAAGGCCGTCGAGGCCAAGTACGGCAACCTCTTCGACATGTACCAGCGGATCACCGACGAGGATCCGTACCAGGTGCCCATGCGCATCTACCCGGCCGTGCACTACACGATGGGCGGCCTGTGGGTCGACTACGACCTGCAGACCAGCGTCCCGGGCCTGTTCGCGATCGGCGAGGCCAACTTCTCCGACCACGGCGCGAACCGGCTCGGAGCCTCCGCACTGATGCAGGGCCTCGCCGACGGCTACTTCGTCCTGCCGGCCACCATCAACGACTACCTGGCCCGGCACCCGCACGAGGACGAGATCGACGCCGACCACCCGGCGGCGCAGGAGGTCCTCGCCGAGACCGAGGACCGCATCAACCTGCTGCTCGCCGTCGACGGCGACCGCACCCCGGACTCCTTCCACCGCGAACTCGGCGAACTCATGTGGGAGTTCTGCGGCATGGCCCGTACCGAGGAGGGCCTGCGCAAGGCCCTCGACCGGATCCCGCAGATCCGCGACGAGTTCTGGCGCCGCATCAAGGTCCCCGGCACCGGCGAGGAGTTCAACCAGTCGCTGGAGAAGGCCAACCGCATCGTCGACTACCTCGAGCTCGCCGAGCTCATGTGCCTCGACGCCCTGCACCGCGCCGAGTCCTGCGGCGGCCACTTCCGCGAGGAGTCCCAGACGCCCGACGGCGAGGCCGCCCGCCGCGACGAGGAGTTCTCCTACGCCGCCGCCTGGGAGTTCACCGGCACCGGCACGGCGCCGGTGCTCCACAAGGAAGACCTCGTCTTCGAGTACGTCCACCCCACCCAGCGGAGCTACGCATGA
- a CDS encoding ATP-binding cassette domain-containing protein, with protein MPHAAPPDPRHDGFVRVRGAREHNLRGVDVDIPRDVLAVFTGVSGSGKSSLAFGTVYAEAQRRYFESVAPYARRLIHQVGAPRVGSITGLPPAVSLQQSRSAPTSRSSVGTVTTLSNSLRMLFSRAGDYPEGAERLDSDAFSSNTAAGACPECHGLGLIHRTTEELLVPDPSLSVREGAVAAWPGAWQGKNLRDILDTLGHDVDRPWRELPQADRDWILFTDEQPVVTVHPVRDADRIQRPYQGTYMSADRYVMKTFADSKSATLRAKAEKFLKSEPCPVCGGARLRKEALAVTFAGRTIAELARMPLSELSALLDLPDGVSETARVLTEDLRARIATVTELGLGYLGLDRPTPTLSAGELQRLRLATQLRSGLFGVVYVLDEPSAGLHPADTESLLTVLDRLKDAGNSVFVVEHHLDVMRRADWLVDVGPLAGEHGGQVLHSGPVEALREVEGSATARFLFDDSPVTPRQPRTPTGWLKIGPVTRHNLRDVTAELPLGAFTAVTGVSGSGKSTLIGEITEELEGVGRLVVVDQKPIGRTPRSNLATYTGLFDVVRKVFAATDEAKARRYGVGRFSFNVAGGRCETCQGEGFVSVELLFLPSTYAPCPDCAGARYNPPTLEVTHRGRNIAEVLDLTVDAAAEFFADDAAASAVLRSLRTLREVGLGYLRLGQPATELSGGEAQRIKLAGELQRVRRGHTLYLLDEPTTGLHPADVEVLLRQLHGLVDAGNSVVVVEHDMSVVAGADWVVDLGPGGGDAGGRIVVAGPPATVAAAPVSRTAPYLARALGGG; from the coding sequence ATGCCGCACGCCGCCCCGCCCGATCCCCGCCACGACGGCTTCGTCCGGGTGCGGGGCGCCCGCGAGCACAATCTGCGGGGAGTCGACGTGGACATCCCGCGCGACGTCCTCGCCGTGTTCACCGGGGTGTCCGGCTCGGGCAAGTCCTCGCTGGCGTTCGGCACGGTGTACGCGGAGGCGCAGCGCCGCTACTTCGAGTCCGTCGCCCCGTACGCGCGGCGTCTGATCCACCAGGTGGGGGCGCCTCGGGTCGGTTCGATCACGGGGCTGCCGCCCGCGGTGTCGCTCCAGCAGAGCCGCTCCGCGCCGACCTCCCGGTCCTCGGTCGGCACGGTCACGACGCTGTCGAACTCGCTGCGGATGCTGTTCTCGCGGGCCGGCGACTATCCGGAGGGCGCCGAGCGGCTGGACTCCGACGCCTTCTCGTCGAACACGGCGGCGGGCGCCTGCCCGGAGTGCCACGGCCTGGGTCTGATCCACCGCACGACCGAGGAGCTGCTCGTCCCCGATCCGTCCCTCTCCGTCCGCGAGGGCGCGGTCGCGGCCTGGCCGGGTGCCTGGCAGGGCAAGAACCTGCGGGACATCCTCGACACGCTCGGCCACGACGTGGACCGGCCCTGGCGGGAGCTGCCACAGGCCGACCGGGACTGGATCCTGTTCACCGACGAGCAGCCGGTGGTGACGGTGCATCCGGTGCGGGACGCGGACCGGATCCAGCGCCCGTACCAGGGCACGTACATGAGCGCCGACCGGTATGTGATGAAGACGTTCGCGGACTCCAAGAGCGCCACGCTGCGGGCGAAGGCGGAGAAGTTCCTGAAGAGCGAGCCGTGCCCGGTGTGCGGCGGGGCCCGGCTGCGCAAGGAGGCGCTCGCGGTCACGTTCGCGGGCCGCACGATCGCGGAGCTGGCCCGGATGCCGCTGTCGGAGCTGTCCGCGCTGCTCGACCTGCCGGACGGCGTGTCGGAGACGGCGCGGGTGCTGACCGAGGACCTGCGGGCCCGGATCGCCACGGTGACCGAGCTGGGGCTCGGCTATCTGGGCCTGGACCGGCCGACGCCCACCCTGTCGGCGGGCGAGCTCCAACGCCTGCGGCTGGCAACGCAGTTGAGGTCGGGGCTCTTTGGCGTGGTGTACGTGCTCGACGAGCCGTCGGCCGGGCTGCACCCCGCCGACACCGAGTCCCTGCTGACGGTGCTCGACCGGCTGAAGGACGCGGGGAACTCGGTGTTCGTGGTCGAGCACCACCTCGACGTGATGCGCCGCGCGGACTGGCTGGTCGACGTCGGCCCGCTGGCGGGCGAGCACGGCGGGCAGGTGCTGCACAGCGGCCCGGTGGAGGCGCTGCGGGAGGTCGAGGGGTCGGCGACGGCCCGCTTCCTCTTCGACGACTCACCGGTGACGCCACGCCAGCCCCGTACACCCACCGGCTGGTTGAAGATCGGCCCGGTGACGCGGCACAACCTCCGCGACGTCACGGCCGAACTGCCGCTCGGGGCGTTCACGGCGGTCACGGGTGTGTCCGGCTCCGGCAAGTCGACGCTGATCGGCGAGATCACCGAGGAACTGGAGGGCGTGGGGCGGCTCGTGGTCGTCGACCAGAAGCCGATCGGCCGCACCCCGCGCTCCAACCTGGCCACGTACACCGGACTGTTCGACGTCGTGCGCAAGGTGTTCGCCGCCACGGACGAGGCGAAGGCCCGCCGGTACGGTGTCGGCCGGTTCTCCTTCAACGTGGCGGGCGGGCGCTGCGAGACCTGCCAGGGCGAGGGCTTCGTCAGTGTCGAGCTGCTGTTCCTGCCGAGCACGTACGCGCCGTGCCCGGACTGCGCGGGGGCCCGCTACAACCCGCCGACCCTCGAAGTCACCCACCGGGGGCGGAACATCGCGGAGGTGCTCGACCTGACGGTGGACGCGGCGGCGGAGTTCTTCGCGGACGACGCGGCGGCGAGTGCCGTCCTGCGCAGCCTGCGGACCTTGCGGGAGGTCGGCCTCGGCTATCTGCGGCTCGGCCAGCCCGCGACCGAGCTGTCCGGCGGCGAGGCCCAGCGGATCAAGCTGGCCGGTGAGCTGCAGCGGGTGCGGCGCGGGCACACCCTGTACCTGCTGGACGAGCCGACGACGGGTCTGCATCCGGCGGACGTCGAGGTGCTGCTGCGCCAGCTGCACGGGCTCGTCGACGCGGGGAACTCGGTGGTGGTCGTCGAGCACGACATGAGCGTGGTCGCCGGCGCCGACTGGGTCGTGGACCTGGGGCCCGGCGGCGGTGACGCGGGCGGGCGGATCGTCGTGGCGGGCCCGCCCGCGACGGTGGCGGCGGCGCCGGTCAGCCGCACCGCGCCCTATCTGGCGCGGGCGCTGGGCGGCGGCTGA
- a CDS encoding phosphatase domain-containing protein, whose product MTSDVRRDLAVFDLDGTLADTAHRQKYLERKPRDWAGFFAAAPLDPPLPEGVALARKSAQECEVVYLTGRPERCRADTLAWLTRHGLPEGALHMRRNADRRPARVTKLATLRRLARGRTVRMLVDDDELVCLEAERAGFTVVRARWASPSAALKDAQEREGRT is encoded by the coding sequence GTGACCTCCGACGTACGCCGTGACCTGGCCGTGTTCGACCTCGACGGGACGCTCGCCGACACCGCGCACCGGCAGAAGTACCTGGAGCGCAAGCCGCGGGACTGGGCCGGGTTCTTCGCGGCCGCGCCGCTCGACCCGCCGCTCCCCGAGGGCGTGGCGCTGGCCCGCAAGAGCGCGCAGGAGTGCGAGGTCGTCTATCTCACCGGGCGCCCCGAGCGGTGCCGCGCGGACACGCTGGCCTGGCTCACCCGGCACGGGCTGCCCGAGGGCGCGCTGCACATGCGGCGCAACGCAGACCGCAGGCCGGCCCGCGTCACGAAGCTCGCGACGCTGCGCCGGCTGGCGCGCGGCCGGACCGTGCGCATGCTGGTGGACGACGACGAGCTGGTGTGCCTGGAGGCCGAGCGCGCCGGGTTCACCGTCGTACGGGCCCGCTGGGCGAGCCCGTCGGCGGCGCTGAAGGACGCGCAGGAGCGTGAGGGCCGCACCTGA
- a CDS encoding dodecin yields MSNHTYRVTEIVGTSHEGVDQAIRNGIARASQTLRNLDWFEVTQVRGQIVDGRPEHYQVGLKVGFRLDGEE; encoded by the coding sequence ATGTCGAACCACACGTACCGCGTCACCGAGATCGTCGGCACCTCGCACGAAGGCGTCGACCAGGCGATCCGCAACGGCATCGCACGGGCCTCCCAGACCCTGCGCAACCTCGACTGGTTCGAGGTCACGCAGGTGCGGGGCCAGATCGTGGACGGCCGGCCGGAGCACTATCAGGTCGGCCTCAAGGTCGGGTTCCGCCTCGACGGGGAGGAGTGA
- a CDS encoding succinate dehydrogenase has protein sequence MTRTLWDSTVGKKTVMAVSGIVMLLYLVAHMIGNLKIFFGPEEINHYAVWLRTMGAPVLHHEWGLWLVRVVLVAAVVAHATSAYQLSRRDIKARPSKYVHKKARSSYATRTMRWGGIILGLFIVWHILDLTTGTVHPGGYEHLHPYQNIIDTFSTWWSNVVYIVAVVALGFHVQHGFWSAAQTLGVGSRTRDRVLKTTGNVLAVLLTAGFVAVPVGVMTGLVS, from the coding sequence ATGACGCGCACGCTCTGGGACAGCACCGTCGGCAAGAAGACCGTGATGGCGGTCAGCGGCATCGTCATGCTGCTGTACCTGGTCGCCCACATGATCGGAAACCTCAAGATCTTCTTCGGCCCCGAGGAGATCAACCACTACGCGGTCTGGCTGCGCACCATGGGCGCCCCCGTCCTCCACCACGAGTGGGGCCTGTGGCTCGTGCGCGTCGTCCTCGTCGCCGCCGTCGTCGCCCACGCCACCTCGGCGTACCAGCTCAGCCGCCGCGACATCAAGGCGCGCCCCAGCAAGTACGTCCACAAGAAGGCCCGTTCGAGCTACGCCACCCGCACCATGCGCTGGGGCGGGATCATCCTCGGCCTCTTCATCGTGTGGCACATCCTCGACCTGACGACCGGCACCGTGCACCCGGGCGGCTACGAGCACCTCCACCCGTACCAGAACATCATCGACACGTTCTCGACCTGGTGGAGCAACGTCGTCTACATCGTCGCCGTTGTCGCCCTCGGCTTCCACGTCCAGCACGGGTTCTGGAGCGCCGCGCAGACCCTCGGCGTCGGCAGCCGCACCCGCGACCGCGTCCTGAAGACCACGGGCAACGTCCTCGCCGTACTGCTCACCGCCGGCTTCGTCGCCGTGCCCGTGGGCGTCATGACCGGATTGGTGAGCTGA
- a CDS encoding nucleotidyl transferase AbiEii/AbiGii toxin family protein, translating into MKPDPWTRALTPGAPIPHTAPTDRHTRPGHAVPRTLLPAPEGLTQPAVFDPALTQYPNAYRAGDPRFTDDREANTWFRARRTALDLVLAAVADSPLGARLVLRGSVLMATWCGEDAREPGDLDFVAPEGWAFEGPEAAGLFPQIAAAAQAASAAWPDSLVWIDAAGAVTEDIWTYDRVPGHRLLLPWTAPGTAGGTVQIDVVYDEPLAEPAIRTTLNPLGDGPPSTLLTVTPGLSLAWKIVWLISDMHPQGKDLYDAVLLSELGPVDFDVLRSAFVLSGDVLLCPGGRWWLNEIYDFANVGWEHFQVEYPHVTGTVDAYYARLAAALEPVIARAEQNADLPPYERWARWLTPLVDRVRATDPTEPARALGRLAGAGTAGARAAVVVVREILGRDTVTLDEALALVLYGDERWQGWRSRDHLWPDILDRLG; encoded by the coding sequence ATGAAACCCGACCCCTGGACCCGCGCCCTCACCCCGGGCGCCCCGATCCCCCACACCGCCCCGACCGACCGACACACCCGCCCGGGCCACGCAGTGCCCCGCACACTCCTCCCCGCCCCCGAGGGCCTCACCCAGCCCGCGGTCTTCGACCCGGCGCTGACCCAGTACCCGAACGCCTACCGCGCGGGCGACCCCCGCTTCACCGACGACCGCGAGGCGAACACCTGGTTCCGGGCCCGCCGCACCGCCCTCGACCTCGTGCTGGCGGCCGTGGCGGACAGCCCCCTCGGCGCCCGCCTCGTCCTGCGCGGCAGCGTGCTGATGGCGACCTGGTGCGGGGAGGACGCCCGGGAGCCCGGCGACCTGGACTTCGTCGCGCCCGAGGGATGGGCGTTCGAGGGCCCCGAGGCGGCCGGACTGTTCCCGCAGATCGCCGCCGCGGCACAGGCGGCGTCCGCCGCCTGGCCGGACTCCTTGGTGTGGATCGACGCGGCCGGGGCGGTCACCGAGGACATCTGGACGTACGACCGGGTGCCGGGACACCGGCTTCTGCTCCCCTGGACGGCGCCCGGCACCGCCGGCGGCACCGTGCAGATCGACGTCGTGTACGACGAGCCGCTCGCCGAGCCCGCAATCCGCACGACCCTGAACCCGCTCGGCGACGGCCCGCCCAGCACCCTGCTGACCGTCACCCCCGGTCTCTCCCTCGCATGGAAGATCGTGTGGCTGATCAGCGACATGCATCCGCAGGGCAAGGACCTGTACGACGCCGTGCTCCTCTCCGAACTGGGCCCCGTCGACTTCGACGTGCTGCGGTCGGCGTTCGTCCTGTCCGGCGACGTGCTGCTGTGCCCCGGCGGACGCTGGTGGCTCAACGAGATCTATGACTTCGCGAACGTGGGCTGGGAGCACTTCCAGGTCGAGTACCCGCACGTCACCGGCACGGTCGACGCGTACTACGCCCGGCTCGCCGCGGCCCTCGAACCGGTGATCGCCCGCGCCGAACAGAACGCGGACCTGCCCCCGTACGAGCGCTGGGCGCGCTGGCTGACCCCGCTGGTGGACCGGGTCCGCGCCACGGACCCCACCGAACCCGCCCGCGCGCTGGGCCGGCTCGCCGGGGCCGGGACGGCCGGGGCGCGGGCGGCCGTCGTGGTGGTGCGCGAGATCCTCGGCCGCGACACGGTCACCCTCGACGAGGCCCTGGCCCTCGTCCTGTACGGCGACGAACGCTGGCAGGGATGGCGCAGCCGCGACCACCTCTGGCCGGACATCCTGGACCGGCTCGGCTGA